Proteins from one Ornithobacterium rhinotracheale genomic window:
- a CDS encoding DUF6712 family protein, with protein sequence MELFKTKEDLNKEILVRRLIDIEYLTPYEEVALRRKIHPFIPVELIDEIKEAPEHEKAFSLIKKAVAHYTLPLAMPFIKVNISNFGASNTRDPKTSNANWWDIRDMALSAAQIADDALTDAVNLLKLTPTTHQIVSVQTPGKIFASPDDFFKATNIHLGWDAFSHMSGILREIWLLLIAKKLKACSIEDIMQNDLLAEWLRACMANYALADDAAAGMFAFTGSKLLMIWEQLPWQKSAVLSPTALAAFRDSRWRRGNEYFKLLLDYLKAHPDDFPCYQDGDDGSRGLIAKKSGLYF encoded by the coding sequence ATGGAATTATTTAAAACCAAAGAAGACTTAAACAAGGAGATTTTAGTACGCCGATTAATCGATATTGAGTATTTGACGCCGTATGAAGAAGTGGCTTTGCGCAGAAAAATACATCCTTTCATCCCTGTAGAACTTATCGATGAGATAAAAGAAGCACCCGAGCACGAAAAAGCATTCTCATTGATAAAAAAAGCAGTAGCGCACTACACGCTACCACTGGCTATGCCATTTATCAAAGTAAACATCAGCAACTTTGGGGCTAGCAATACTCGAGACCCAAAGACTTCAAACGCCAACTGGTGGGACATTCGAGACATGGCACTCAGCGCAGCGCAGATTGCAGACGATGCACTCACAGATGCCGTGAACTTGCTCAAGCTCACCCCTACTACACACCAAATCGTGTCGGTGCAAACGCCTGGGAAGATCTTTGCATCTCCAGACGATTTTTTCAAAGCCACCAACATTCATTTGGGGTGGGATGCTTTCAGCCACATGAGTGGAATACTCCGAGAGATATGGCTACTACTCATAGCCAAAAAGCTCAAAGCCTGCTCCATAGAAGACATTATGCAGAACGATTTATTGGCGGAATGGCTACGAGCTTGCATGGCCAACTACGCATTGGCCGATGACGCCGCAGCGGGAATGTTTGCTTTTACGGGATCAAAACTACTGATGATTTGGGAGCAATTGCCATGGCAAAAATCGGCGGTGCTATCGCCTACGGCATTAGCCGCATTTAGAGATAGTCGCTGGCGTAGAGGAAACGAATATTTTAAGCTGTTGCTGGATTATTTAAAGGCTCATCCAGACGATTTCCCATGTTACCAGGACGGGGACGATGGCAGCCGTGGACTCATAGCTAAAAAGAGTGGTTTATACTTTTAG
- a CDS encoding DUF5053 domain-containing protein — MGFIVNKQEEKLTMKQQLWDIIIDVSWGEISERYFKKSRSWLSKKMNGKGFNGEPNAEFTSEEKEILKGALVDLSDRIKTAANNIK; from the coding sequence ATGGGATTTATAGTCAATAAGCAAGAAGAAAAACTAACAATGAAACAGCAACTATGGGATATCATAATTGATGTTTCCTGGGGTGAAATTTCAGAAAGATACTTCAAAAAAAGTCGTTCATGGCTTAGTAAAAAGATGAATGGAAAGGGTTTTAACGGAGAACCGAACGCTGAATTCACTTCCGAAGAAAAAGAAATTCTAAAAGGAGCGTTAGTTGATTTATCCGATCGAATAAAAACGGCAGCTAACAATATCAAGTAA
- a CDS encoding type II toxin-antitoxin system HicB family antitoxin, whose translation MKTIKIIIEKAKDGSYGAYAENVKGIYGAGDTPQECKQSIVEAIDTIKSYFEEEQIPKELKGNYELVFKFDIESLLQYYKGVLSNPAFEKLTGINQKLIHQYSTGLKKPRKPQRERIQNGLHQLGKELLAIEL comes from the coding sequence ATGAAAACAATAAAAATCATTATAGAGAAAGCAAAAGACGGCAGTTATGGTGCTTATGCCGAAAATGTAAAAGGTATTTACGGAGCAGGTGACACTCCACAAGAGTGTAAACAATCTATAGTAGAGGCTATTGATACTATAAAATCTTATTTTGAAGAAGAGCAAATTCCTAAGGAATTAAAAGGAAATTATGAGTTAGTTTTTAAATTTGATATAGAAAGTCTTTTACAATATTATAAAGGAGTTCTATCTAACCCAGCTTTTGAAAAACTAACCGGCATTAACCAAAAATTGATACACCAATATTCTACAGGTTTAAAAAAACCAAGAAAACCACAGAGGGAAAGAATTCAAAATGGATTGCATCAATTAGGGAAAGAATTACTGGCAATAGAACTTTAA
- a CDS encoding type II toxin-antitoxin system HicA family toxin yields the protein MKYKEFFKFIKKNGWRLQRQGKGSHEIWEKNGEQISIPNHGSKEIPTGLEKSLKKQMGLK from the coding sequence ATGAAGTACAAAGAGTTTTTTAAGTTTATAAAAAAGAATGGTTGGCGACTGCAGCGACAGGGAAAGGGTAGCCACGAAATATGGGAGAAAAATGGCGAGCAAATTAGTATTCCTAACCACGGAAGTAAAGAAATCCCTACAGGATTAGAAAAAAGTTTAAAAAAACAAATGGGGCTGAAATAA
- a CDS encoding helix-turn-helix domain-containing protein — MERIREVLKNYGITQKELAEKLGISPVSLHQRLKNPTLSSLKEIAENIPCNIHELIEAGNDHAHFYENGTWYGIRKK; from the coding sequence ATGGAACGAATCAGAGAAGTATTAAAAAATTACGGAATTACACAAAAAGAATTAGCGGAGAAACTTGGGATTTCTCCTGTGTCTTTACATCAAAGGCTTAAAAATCCTACACTATCTTCGTTAAAGGAAATTGCAGAAAATATCCCTTGCAATATCCACGAGTTAATAGAAGCAGGAAATGACCATGCACATTTTTATGAAAATGGAACTTGGTATGGTATAAGGAAAAAATAA
- a CDS encoding S49 family peptidase, with amino-acid sequence MNNNLLFQPLSMHKPFFLSTFSKWMLALEKKDLPISNWDELYYVEKINKQDTGSAKSPKPIIMDVMGPITKYSDWWMETIGTQFLGHVIRALDESTAVSHIILNIDSGGGMVSGTQEFCEKIRSCSKPTIAFTNGYACSSAQQIFSAADLGVVSPYADLMGSIGTMISYQDFSAMYEKMGAKIYEAYAPQSTEKNKEFREWEKGNEKFILEDLRKHADNFINSMKEYRGDKLKDDGLIFKGKTYRPEEAVEVGLADEMMTLEELINNL; translated from the coding sequence ATGAATAACAATTTACTTTTTCAACCTTTATCAATGCATAAGCCTTTTTTTCTAAGTACATTCTCTAAATGGATGCTTGCTTTGGAAAAAAAGGATCTTCCTATCAGCAATTGGGACGAACTCTATTATGTAGAAAAAATAAATAAGCAAGACACGGGTTCTGCAAAATCTCCCAAGCCCATCATCATGGATGTGATGGGACCAATCACAAAGTATAGTGATTGGTGGATGGAAACAATAGGCACTCAATTTTTAGGGCATGTGATCAGAGCTTTAGACGAAAGCACTGCGGTATCACATATTATTTTAAATATTGATTCTGGTGGCGGAATGGTAAGTGGAACCCAAGAGTTCTGCGAAAAAATACGAAGCTGTTCCAAACCTACCATTGCTTTTACCAATGGCTATGCTTGTAGTTCGGCTCAGCAGATTTTTTCTGCAGCAGATTTGGGCGTTGTATCTCCCTATGCTGATTTAATGGGAAGCATAGGGACGATGATTTCATACCAGGACTTTTCAGCTATGTATGAAAAAATGGGTGCTAAAATTTATGAAGCCTACGCTCCGCAATCCACCGAGAAAAACAAAGAATTCCGTGAATGGGAAAAAGGCAATGAAAAATTTATCCTGGAAGATTTGAGAAAGCACGCAGATAATTTCATCAATTCGATGAAAGAATATAGAGGGGATAAACTCAAAGACGACGGCTTAATTTTCAAAGGAAAAACTTATAGACCCGAGGAAGCCGTAGAAGTCGGTTTAGCCGATGAAATGATGACACTGGAAGAATTAATCAACAACTTATAA
- a CDS encoding methyltransferase domain-containing protein produces MDKIDDKKILDVCCGGRMFWFDKYNPDVLFSDIRKEEHTLCDGRYFEVKPDIIADFIDLPFKDEKFKLVVFDPPHLKQLGKNSWMAKKYGVLNSSWEEDIHKGFKECFRVLENNGILIFKWNEIQIKVSQIIELAGQQPLFGHKTGKHGNTIWLCFMKQ; encoded by the coding sequence ATGGATAAAATAGATGATAAAAAAATATTAGATGTTTGTTGCGGGGGCAGAATGTTTTGGTTTGACAAATACAATCCAGATGTTTTGTTCTCTGATATTCGGAAAGAGGAACATACATTATGTGACGGAAGATATTTTGAAGTAAAACCAGATATAATTGCAGATTTTATAGACTTACCTTTCAAAGATGAAAAATTCAAATTAGTTGTTTTTGACCCACCACATTTAAAGCAATTAGGAAAAAATTCTTGGATGGCCAAGAAGTATGGAGTTTTAAATTCTTCATGGGAGGAAGATATACATAAAGGATTTAAAGAATGCTTCAGAGTATTAGAAAATAATGGGATATTAATTTTCAAATGGAACGAAATTCAAATCAAGGTTTCGCAAATTATAGAACTTGCTGGTCAACAACCCTTATTTGGTCACAAGACAGGTAAGCATGGCAATACAATATGGCTTTGTTTTATGAAACAATAA